A stretch of the Phyllopteryx taeniolatus isolate TA_2022b chromosome 5, UOR_Ptae_1.2, whole genome shotgun sequence genome encodes the following:
- the actr6 gene encoding LOW QUALITY PROTEIN: actin-related protein 6 (The sequence of the model RefSeq protein was modified relative to this genomic sequence to represent the inferred CDS: deleted 1 base in 1 codon) gives MATLVLDNGAYTAKIGYSTEEVSVLPNCQFRSKTSRMKTFTANQLDEIKDPSALFYILPFQKGYLVNWDVQRKVWDHLFGKEMFKVDFGDTSIIISEPYFNFTSIQESMNEILFEEYRFQSALRINAGSLSARRYFRTESYELCCLLVDSGFSFTHIAPYCRGSRMKDAVRRISVGGKLLTNHLKEIISYRQLHVMDETHVINQVKEDVCFVSQDFYRDMSVAQLKGADNTAMRDYVLPDFSTIKKGFCKPADQVVLSGKYKTGEQILRLANERFAVPEMLFHPSDIGIREMGVPEAIVDSVRSLSRDMQPHMYGNIILTGGNVLFPGFRERLQAELRSLVPAHIPVKVTLAHNPITYAWEGGKLLANDPDYEEMVVTRDDYEENGHFVCEEKFDI, from the exons ATGGCCACTTTAGTGTTGGACAATGGAGCCTACACGGCAAAAATCGGATATAGTACGGAGGAAGTCAG CGTCCTTCCCAACtgtcagtttcgctccaagaccTCCCGGATGAAAACGTTCACCGCCAACCAGCTGGATGAGATCAAAGACCCCTCGGCGCTCTTCTACATCTTGCCCTTCCAGAAG GGTTACCTGGTCAACTGGGACGTCCAGAggaaagtttgggatcatttgttTGGAAAAGAAATGTTCAAG GTGGACTTTGGGGACACcagcatcatcatcagcgaGCCTTACTTCAACTTCACGTCCATCCAGGAGTCCATGAACGAGATCCTGTTTGAGGAGTACCGCTTCCAGTCGGCCCTCAGGATCAACG CGGGTTCGCTGAGCGCTCGCCGATATTTCCGCACGGAATCTTATGAGCTGTGCTGCCTCCTGGTGGACAGCGGCTTCTCCTTCACGCACATCGCCCCCTACTGCCGCGGCAGCAGAATGAAGGACGCCGTCCGCAG GATCAGCGTGGGAGGGAAGCTGCTGACCAACCACCTGAAAGAGATCATCTCCTATCG GCAGCTGCACGTGATGGACGAAACCCACGTGATCAACCAGGTGAAGGAGGACGTGTGCTTCGTGTCTCAGGACTTCTACAGAGACATGAGCGTCGCACA GCTGAAGGGTGCCGACAACACGGCGATGAGGGACTACGTGCTTCCAGATTTCAGCACCATCAAAAAAGGCTTCTGCAAG CCGGCCGACCAGGTGGTGCTGAGCGGGAAGTACAAGACGGGAGAGCAGATCCTCAGGTTGGCCAACGAGCGCTTCGCTGTT CCCGAGATGCTCTTCCACCCTTCTGACATcggcatccgggagatgggcgtCCCCGAGGCCATCGTGGACTCCGTTCGGTCCCTGTCGCGAG ACATGCAGCCTCACATGTACGGCAACATCATCCTGACCGGAGGCAACGTTTTGTTTCCCGGCTTCCGAGAGCGACTGCAAGCTGAACTTCGCTCGCTGGTGCCCGCGCACATTCCCGTCAAGGTCACGCTGGCCCACAA TCCCATCACGTACGCGTGGGAAGGCGGCAAGCTGCTGGCAAACGATCCGGACTACGAGGAGATGGTGGTCACGCGGGACGACTACGAGGAAAACGGACATTTTGTTTGTGAAGAAAAGTTTGATATTTGA
- the LOC133477741 gene encoding uncharacterized protein LOC133477741, which translates to MESCSPNPLAHFTDNSYKMSEDDVRRLIEFRASNELLFTGKRNSAKMAWSTILRALDLQGKLTAEQIAKKWDNLRSKYKDLKQPYQSAGQEQPEGVAESWPWFRMMDDAMHGRLYNSHMVLGAPNDNNDDILEFLIKTEMEDSGAAADGAAAPAEGPPVGWRRMGECSYKMSEAETERLIKVRAANEAIFTGRKHSAKLAWRAVLDELGLQGKLSTEQLAKKWDNLKRRYKELKFPPHGAESNPSSWPWFYLMNDAAEGRLAGAAPALAPVADEEDDEDDDCEMLTPASRKRARRSRAGMADFLTESEMDLLVRAEGKNASSAPGDLGGCLTSATNRKTTSENWWSCERPTRRSSQDGGTAPSPPGGPGPSRRPADVVTRADVRFAFVQGHRGGDGPDGKDHARPGGQEVGQPEDQVQGPEVPPAGRGASGRGGLLAVVPADERRPGGPAWRATPPGWRQCGSARRTPSSRAGPPPSTAGGRSRASAGRSRAPSGRSRKSAGRATPEGPRTSASRTATSPTSTPAANNAPPLRSSPTKRRKEMGKIVLEDESGALNDVIAVAAIIRQLDLQGKVSTYQVAKKWDNLKRRFKDLKYPPAGMENTTESAASWPWFHLMNDAMEGRLVCGPPLLTPVTLEPAPGRRPPSPPASDSGLESPAGGGGEPNRFELERERQMLERERAAVRAERTRLERERAALEADRALLEQERAALGRERDLLHRAGVAIS; encoded by the exons ATGGAGTCGTGCAGCCCCAACCCGCTGGCCCACTTCACGGACAACTCGTACAAAA TGAGCGAGGATGACGTCAGGAGGCTCATCGAGTTCAGAGCCTCCAACGAGCTTCTCTTCACCGGAAAGAGGAACTCCGCCAAGATGGCCTggag CACCATCCTGAGGGCTTTGGACCTGCAGGGGAAGCTGACAGCCGAGCAGATCGCCAAGAAGTGGGACAATCTGCGCTCCAAATACAAG GACCTTAAGCAGCCCTACCAATCAGCAGGTCAGGAGCAGCCGGAGGGCGTGGCCGAGTCGTGGCCGTGGTTCCGGATGATGGACGACGCCATGCACGGTCGCCTGTACAACAGTCACATGGTGCTCGGCGCGCCGAACGACAACAACGACGACATCCTGGAGTTCCTCATCAAGACCGAGATGGAGGACTCGGGCGCCGCCGCCGACGGTGCCGCCGCGCCCGCCGAAGGCCCGCCCGTGGGCTGGAGGAGGATGGGCGAGTGCTCCTACAAAA TGTCCGAAGCGGAGACGGAGCGCCTCATCAAGGTTCGCGCCGCCAACGAGGCCATCTTCACTGGCAGGAAACACTCGGCCAAGCTGGCGTGGAG GGCCGTGCTTGACGAGCTGGGTCTGCAGGGCAAGCTGAGCACCGAGCAGCTGGCCAAGAAGTGGGACAACCTGAAGAGGAGGTACAAG GAGCTGAAGTTTCCCCCGCACGGCGCGGAGTCCAACCCGAGCTCCTGGCCGTGGTTCTACCTCATGAACGACGCCGCGGAAGGCCGCCTGGCCGGCGCCGCGCCCGCCCTCGCGCCCGTCGCCgacgaggaggacgacgaggacgacgacTGCGAGATGCTGACCCCCGCGTCCAGGAAGCGAGCCCGCAGGAGCCGCGCGGGCATGGCCGACTTCCTGACCGAGTCGGAGATGGACCTGCTGGTCCGCGCCGAGGGCAAAAACGCCTCCTCGGCGCCGGGAGACCTCGGCGGATGTCTGACTTCAGCTACAAAC CGGAAGACGACATCCGAAAACTGGTGGAGCTGCGAGCGGCCAACGAGGCGCTCTTCACAGGACGGAGGAACAGCGCCAAGCCCGCCTGGAGGTCCGGGGCCTTCCCGCCGACCCGCCGACGTCGTCACGCGTGCTGACGTGCGTTTTGCTTTCGTGCAGGGGCATCGTGGAGGAGATGGGCCTGACGGGAAAGATCACGCCCGACCAGGTGGCCAAGAAGTGGGACAACCTGAAGACCAAGTTCAAG GACCTGAAGTTCCCCCCGCGGGGCGCGGAGCCTCAGGGCGGGGCGGCCTCCTGGCCGTGGTTCCGGCTGATGAACGACGCCCTGGAGGGCCGGCCTGGCGGGCAACGCCGCCCGGGTGGCGCCAATGTGGATCGGCGAGGAGGACGCCGTCGTCTCGGGCCGGCCCCCCTCCGTCGACGGCCGGGGGGCGGAGCCGGGCATCTGCGGGGCGGAGCCGGGCGCCTTCGGGGCGGAGCCGGAAGTCTGCGGGGCGGGCGACCCCCGAGGGGCCGCGGACCTCTGCGAGTCGGACGGCAACGTCGCCTACATCGACGCCAGCGGCGAACAATGCTCCGCCCCTACGGAGCTCTCCTACAAAA CGAAGGAAGGAAATGGGAAAAATAGTTTTGGAAGACGAATCGGGCGCCCTTAATGACGTCATCGCTGTCGC GGCCATCATCCGGCAGCTGGATCTCCAGGGGAAAGTGTCCACCTACCAGGTGGCCAAGAAGTGGGACAATCTCAAACGCAGGTTCAAG gaccTGAAGTACCCCCCCGCGGGCATGGAGAACACGACGGAGAGCGCCGCCTCCTGGCCGTGGTTCCACTTGATGAATGACGCCATGGAGGGTCGCCTGGTGTGCGGCCCCCCCCTGCTGACGCCCGTCACCCTCGAGCCCGCCCCCGGGCGCCGCCCCCCTTCACCGCCCGCCTCCGACTCTGGACTCGAGTCGCcggcgggcggcggcggcgagccGAACCGCTTTGAGCTGGAGCGTGAGCGCCAGATGCTGGAGCGAGAGCGGGCGGCGGTGCGGGCTGAGAGAACGCGCCTGGAGAGGGAGCGGGCTGCGCTGGAGGCGGACCGCGCCCTGCTGGAGCAGGAGAGGGCGGCGCTCGGCCGAGAGAGGGACCTTCTGCACCGGGCGGGCGTCGCGATCTCGTAG
- the sycp3 gene encoding synaptonemal complex protein 3 translates to MSAGKRMRKKRLSEEDVGKLFDFSPIAKNKALHCGSEDDLGQAEDKTPSEEKAPLRKRAAADFKHEETAFAVGGEVHNMLERFGADINKVMLTKRKRLESLTKTYMNGGQQKMEQLWNNYHKQRQKMTQDCSQQLSSVLQQWRLEAQQMEEQEEKLNNLMRQQQKVVQQTKVLQNQKLESIQELFKHFVKNMEEMEKSQEGVLHQAQQELRKEMATMQKKILTETQHQELASVRKSLQTMFF, encoded by the exons ATGTCGGCCGGCAAGAGAATGAGGAAGAAAAGGCTCTCCGAAGAAGATGTTGGTAAACTATTTGACTTTTCTCCAATTGCCAAGAATAAAGCGCTCCACTGTGGCTCAGAAGATGATCTCGGACAAG cgGAAGACAAAACTCCAAGTGAGGAAAAAGCTCCGTTGAGAAAAAGAGCTGCCGCCGACTTTAAACATGaagaaactgcatttgctgttgg GGGTGAAGTTCACAACATGTTGGAGCGCTTTGGAG CTGACATCAACAAAGTGATGCTCACCAAGCGCAAGCGTCTGGAAAGTCTGACCAAGACTTACATGAACGGAGGGCAGCAGAAAATGGAGCAACTTTGGAACAACTACCACAAGCAGAG gCAGAAGATGACGCAGGACTGTTCTCAGCAGTTGTCGTCGGTTCTGCAGCAGTGGCGGCTGGAAGCTCAGCAAatggaggagcaggaggagaagCTCAAT AATCTGATGCGCCAGCAGCAGAAGGTGGTCCAGCAGACCAAAGTTCTTCAGAACCAGAAACTGGAATCCATCCAAGAGCTGTTCAAGCACTTCGTCAAG AACATGGAGGAGATGGAGAAGAGCCAAGAGGGTGTCCTGCATCAGGCCCAGCAGGAGCTGCGGAAGGAGATGGCCACCATGCAGAAGAAGATCCTCACGGAAACC CAACACCAGGAATTGGCGTCCGTGCGCAAGTCCCTGCAGACCATGTTCTTCTAG